A window of Glycine soja cultivar W05 chromosome 2, ASM419377v2, whole genome shotgun sequence genomic DNA:
ACCTGTCTTTGAGTGAAAGTGCATTTGGATAATTTAAGAAAGAATTGGCCTGTGAGCAGAACTTGAAAAGCCATCTCCAAGTGCACCAGATGTTTTGGAAAGGTTCTACTATAGGTGAGAAtgtcataaaaaatacaatgatgAATTTACGTAAATAGGGCACAAAGATACTTTTCATTGTTGCCTGGAATGATGATGGGGCATTACATAATCTGAATGGCATAACGTGAAATTCATAATGGCCATTGTGGGCTCTAAAGGTTGTTTTGCTCACGTCGTCATCATTCATCAATATCTAATGATACCCCTACAATAGGTCCAATTTTGAGAACCAACAAGCGCCACCCAATTCATCCTACAATTTGTCTATGGTCAAAATTAGGAAGTGGTCCTTGACGATAATGGCATTCAAGGCCCTGCAGTCAATGCAAAATCGCCATGATCAATCACTTTTCTTGACTAACAATACCGAGGAGGAGAAGGGACTTGTGTTGGGTCTAATGATTCCCCTCTGCATCATTGCTTCGACCTGTGTTTCAATTTCGTGCTTCTGGAAGTAGGGGTAACGGTAGGGTCACACATTGACAAGCTTAGAATTAGGGAGTTGGATGGAATGATTGGTGCTACGAGATGGAGGCAGGGTAGTTGGAGTTTGAAATAAGGATTCAAATTTGCAGAGCAAACTTTCAATTTCAGGATATGGGGGTGAGATGGTTTTGGTTGAAAGAAGCTCTAGGGTATGAGGCGAATGTGGAAATAAGCATTGGCACTGTCAGTATGGATCATACGACGAAGATGAAGAGGAGTTATTGAATGAAGGCCACAGTCAGTGTCGCCCTTCAACTCAACAATGTGATCCTCACTCATGAATTTCATTGTAAGGTCATTATAATCAATAAGAATACGACCTAAGGATTTTAACCATTGGACGCCTAGTACCACATCCGCACCACACAAGGGTAAGGCACGGAGGTCCATGGTGAAGTTCTAGTCCTGTATGTTAACCATAACTTTGACACACATTTGGTGACAAACGACCTCATTGCCATTTCCAACCACAATGCGAAAAGGATGAGTGGGCTGAGCAGTGAGGCCCAAGGAACGAACGAGGTGAGCTTGCATTAAGTTGTGCATGCTTCCATTGCCAATTAGGATGATTACACTTTTGGTTCGAGATCCGGCCCACCATTCGAAGTGTCTCTGGGGCCAGGTGACCCAATAAGGCATAAAAGCTTATTTGGGCTTGGTGCAGGTCAGAGGTATCATTTGAAGGAGAATGCACTTTCTCGATAGGGTTTTCTTCTGTGGCTGTCTCCTCTGCATCTATGGTGAGAAGGAAGAACTTGGAGGAACACTGGTGTCCCCGAGAGAACTTCTCATCGCAATTAAAGCAAAGCCCTTTTTGGGGCGAACCACCATTTCCTCCGGTGACAAGCGTTTAAGAGGAAGGGGAGGAGGTTTCGCTGGTGGTGGGAGCAAAGCAAGAGGTGTGGTAGTTGGAAATGAGGAGGGTGGGTTTGCCACAAACCGTCTGCGGAAGGCACAATGATGGTTAGCGAGCTTCTCTTCTTGCAGACGTGCTAGGGCCGTGGCATGAGTCAAGGTCAAGGGATGGACAGCTTGAACTTCATGGCGAATGTCTAGTGCCAACCCCGAGATGAAGCAGCTAAGAAGGAACGGGGTGGGTAACCCCACGATCCTGTTAGTGAAAGACTCGAACTGCGACAAATAATCAGCTACAGAGCCGCATTGGGTGAGTTTAAAGAGGATACCGATAGGATCCTCGTATTGTGAAGAAGCAAAGCGAGCTTCAAGGGCCTGAAGGAACCCAAGACACGACGTGATTTGGCAACTCCTCGTCATCCACTAGAACCACGCGAGAGCGGGACCCTCCATGGAGAAGGAGGCAATAGTCAGGCGATCTAGTTCCGGGGTCGCATGGTAGGTAAAGAATTgtttgattttgaacatccacCCTGAGAGGTCAGACCCATCAAAATAGGGAACGTCCAATTTCATTTTGGGAAAGTGTGAAGGAGAAGGTGCAGGTGAAATGATGGTGGACGAAGAAGAAGGGGATGGTGACTAGTGTTGGTTAGCCTCAATGACCAAGACACGTTGAATGAGCTCATCAAGTTTGCTGGTGACATGGAGATGATTGAAAGCTAATTTGGCAATTGCTTCTTCAATACGCTCCATGTTGGATTTCGAACAAGTTGATTCAGCCATGGCAAGCATAATAGCAGGGTaactcaatgaaagcaccaaaagTGTTATGAGCTGAGAATTAGCTCAAGGGGTCCTAGGCTTCGAGGGCTAAGTTCCTCCAAGAcgagagaagaaggaaaatgatttattatttttatgcctTTCTTTTTCATGATTCGTGACTTATATAGCACTTTTGGCTTGTTGATTCAAAGTTGTTAACCAAAATTCTATCAATCTTGGTAAAGGTACAGGGCTACCACTAATAGAAAGAAGATTCTAGCATCTTGGAaaataaccgtaaatgagaaaTGGCAGACAGAATGTGCTTGAGGGCCAATAGAATTCTGCCATGTCAGCACCCCTTGTTGGGGTTAGTTACACAAAATCTTTCAGGTATTGTGGCTTGGTCACCACCCTCTTTGGCCTTTGATTCATGTCTGCTAGGTGTGATTCTGCTTGTTGTGCTTCTGATGAAGGTTGTTTAGTTCCTTCCATAACAGTGAGCAACTCAACTAGAAAGATATTGGCCAACATTAAATTCAATAATGTAACTAATTTTTAGTTGACTTTGTGAAAAACTGAAAGCCAACAATTCAAATATTGATTAATGCGgtaaaatattcataatttctGCTAATAAGTTTCTAGCTAACAGATTTTACTCCTAAAGTGACATCAAAGTCTTTCAAATATTATGGTTGTAACAGccgtaacttttaataaataaataagaaattaataaattaataaataagtaaaaaaaatataattaggtcATAAATTTCCACTATATAAACCAAATGTTAACCTAGAGCAGCTTTTACAAAACACTTAtgtccctttctcttcttctgacgcacaagaaccctaacagagcaatcagaggaggagctctagagcGCACCAGAGACGTCACAATTGCTAACGGAGAACGATTGAGGAACTAcgtcgaggtaagggatgagttattcacgcttggggattagaatgaacatgtatagggatccctagaggatcaatttttgggtATTTTGGGTTGTTTCTTAACTGATTTTCCCAAATTTATGCTTGTCATGTGACTGaatttcactttttaaaaatttgatttatttacatatattgCAAGTTTTGATTTCATGtgaattattttcttgtttcaatgttttgatttcaatttaaatgacataataATGATCATATATGTAGGCACATTATATGAATTATATGAATTGCTTACCCACGTTTGCCGGATGCGTATATGACTGATTTTGAATTATATCTAATCATCTAatgaaatcagattttttttagtagatacatatattactaaatattaatGCGTATGATTGTTCATTGTTTGGCGCTTGTAATCATACGTACTGGGCTttgttgaaatatatatatatatatattagatattAAGCTTTTTGGGTGAAAGTGCCTATACGTGATCCCTCATGGTATCATTTTGCTATTTGAGatttctataataataataataacaaataaaataaggttatagaaattatttctcttcataaataaattaaatattattataaaatttttattttatttcttttcagttatatatgttatataagctagtaattacaattattttttttataaatggctGTACAGTAGTTATGCTTTCTAGTTTAAATATGTTGTAGATATTCCTTCATCATTGCTTGTGCAGTAGTTATGGTTTCTGCTTTAATACTAttgcaaatattaatttatgtaattatatGTGTTAATAATTGCAAATATTACTTCCTAAAGGCTGTGCAACAATTACAGGTTCCACTTTacaaatttacatatatatacatatttgttAATTCATGTAATTGTACTatgtatgatatatattattacatataaatatatttgtatgCTTTAAGGTTAGATATATTTCATTGATTATAATTGAGCTTACCTATTAGTTAAATTCTTACTGGTTAATTAATCGAGACTTAGAGGTACATATCATTATTTTATccctaaatattttgatttggttAGCGCGTATATACTACCTGGAATTCGtattactaatatatttcagtttaatttatatttttgttgtgtcaagtaaatgttattattgaataatatgTGTAGGATGCATGAGAtgcgataaattattttattatgaaaatgtgATTGAGATGATGTGTAAGTGAAAACCATTTGATATGTAATGGATTGTGAATTACATGACTCTTGAGATGTTGTATGTTTGAGTTGTGAGCCATGAATTATgtaatcacacaactgtaagaccctttaagggcgacgagttaatgcgcgatGAGTTGTGATgtggaacccgacgagtttaatcacttgaGGCGCActgagttaaaatatttttatttaaaaaaaatatatacaattgagattttgaaaacaattgagtagttgtgtgcatTGCATAATTCATAGTAGAATCTGTGtgttcaaatgatttttttggggttggacctgaatcaggagggagaggccctgacggactcttcggagtgtaggccttgggggtcatccgatttgagtgctcctataagcctgtgccgatcccacatggttggagcattcttcgCAAAAcagtgtgaccctgactggtctccctatgatttcacttagtgagagtgacctgacttacccattgtgaggcatgtcctgtcatgtactcctaggcgtccgacgaggtttttcactgaaaaatggtaccacattgcatgtaggtTTGAGTCTAGAGTAATTGTTGCATAATGTATGTGTTTGACTTTCATTGGGTTAACAATTGtggtttgatgttattttctggAGTGGATGAACTAGAATGGATGTGCACAATGTATGTGATTTTGTGAAGTAgtgttaattatataaattcagtCGTAAGCATTACATGTTTTACAtgctttaatattttattatatatgaatgtgataactcattctcgatgtgtgtttgtgtatggGCTGATTGCCATTTGTTCAGGTGAGTCATCACATGAGAATTCCATGTTAGAGCCAGAGAAACTTAGTTGTGATAGAGACATGCTCTGATaagtgtgacattggggcataggaTTTTCTTCGCATGCTATATTTTCTGTAAACGATATAGTTGTGTTATgtttctgttttagtttttttattattattcattcagtatggacgaccttgttttgagctgggataactttgttgtttttattcGAACAATTTCTACTATGTTTTTATTAAGTGAATGCGAATCATTtatcttttgaaatcaatttaaagtcaatatgttttaaaaaacaaattccgCATGATTTTATTTCCCTTTATTCGTTATTTGTGAGGGTAGAGGGTGTTACAATGGTTACTGCATTATAATAAAAGGGAGGAAAGGGAGAGAACATTGGCTTATAAGAGAAATTTTGCAACTCAAAATAAGGGACATAAAATGTTGGCAGCATTTTTTGAAAGAatatagaaaatttattttatatttaagggCTAACCAGGATTTGAACTTTAGACCACCTAGGGATGACAATGGATAAAGTCTTATAGTACTCGTTCTCATAtctgcattttaaaaaaatcccgATACCCAAACCCATACTCGTGTGAATAACAACTTTAATGTTCATTTTTGTACCTGTCGGGTACCTATATATCTATACCGGTACCCATAACTCGCATTTTACTTTTGTATAAagttaataaatcaataaaaaaattaattaaaacaattactactagtaaattaaaaagacattcttaaatttaaaaaatataactttgaaAGCATCcccacataatattaaaaacaagtaAGTATAACACTGATAATCATAAATAAACTTGGACGAAACGATTCTTAAATTCATCCAAACTCAAGTCATAAATAAACATTACAAAGATAATCATCCAACTTGGACGTAACGATTCTTAAagtgtataatattttaatcgTTTCACAAAAACCTAATCAAACTTGGACATCATAAGGTGAAGATACTCTACAAGGCATGTCAAAAAAGAATACGTTAAAACtaattaacttataattatatattttaaattatataaataaaaaacacaaatggataaaatatTTGACCTCATCAccagaatcaatttttttatatttttgtagagCTTATCTCCTAAGTCTATGTATTCCTTTGGTCCACTAATACTAATAGAAACTAGAACATGATAATAAGACTAAGGATTAGACTatcaaaaacaataattaaaactatCAAGAGAAGATTAGACATAAAAAattaggcacaaatgaagggATTAGATTTAGGGTTCCACTCCACTACTCTATGTATCTATTATTGTTAGAGTATTAgtcacaaaattgaaaaaggtATAATTATTTGTTCacataaaatcatatatatgatatatttacTAATGTAACACAttataatgataaataaataaataattaaatatatatgacaTTTGCAAGGTGGAACAGGGTGGGTACTATAGTACCTCTACGTGCACTCATACCCATGTAAATTTGCGGACAAATACCCACCCCTATACCCAACCCTAATATGCAGGTAATTATCCTCCTCACTTGCGGATATTTTTACTGATACCTATAAGATCCAGATACACTTTGTCATCCCTAAGACCCCTTAACTAAGGGACACAAGCTGTTGTCCCTTGTGTCGACCATTGTTGATTTTTACAAAGTCATTTTAATCACACATTATCATGCTATAATAAATTGAGATGTGATATACAACACAACAAATTTTTGTGATTCACTCTTTTCACCtatcatttattacattttaaacTTTTGTCTCTAAGCTGTTGAACAGTAtcaattttctaataaatttgttaacttttataataactaacttaaaagttatatcaaagatcaaatttataattagttGACAGTATAAAAACTGTTACATTAACAATACATTCCTATTAAACTCTTCAAATAAATAGATTATATACAGTATAACCAAGTGATTGAGTAGAAATGATTAATGTGTTGAAGTTAAGGTTTAATCGTTCGGATAGTACTCGAGTTTAATCCTTAACAGAAACAATTCTTGATCAGGCTTTACTTATCTCCCGGTTAAATTCCGAATTAGTCAGGATCTTTTTCCCCTAATGTACCGAAGGGTTAAAACCAAAAGAAGATTATATACAGTATGCATAAATATGCTGGAGAAAAAATATCTCACTTCACTCCTTCAGTTTGTACATAAACTAATGAAAAGGAATGATATCGATCAAGCtttgtgtaaaataaattaGCTTGGGCATATAATTGCTTAGAGCCAGAAAGTTGTAGAAAAGGTACTAATAAACAAGTTCTAACtctgaataaaaaaaagcaagTTCTTACTCCCTAATCCAAGGCCAGCTTATCACACAAGGATTGATAAGCAGCACTGCAATGCTTGAACTTTTCCTCTGCTATAACCTATCAACatgcataataattaaaattatcagtAAACTCAACATGTATGATAGAAATTCCTCAATaaggaaaagaacaaaaagagagAACTAATCAGCAGTTGGAGCTTGGCAACACCTTAAAAGAGCCATCATGACGATCTGGATGCCACTTTAAGGCACATATCCGGTACCTGGTTTCATAAAATTGTTCAATATCACATTGAAGAGGAAGTGGAAAAGAACTCAGAAAACAGTTTAAAATCACATTGAAGAGGAAGTGCAGAAGAACTTACGCATTTTTCACATCTTCAAGTTTCAAAGGGCCAGAAGCACTCATTCCAAGGGCTAATCTATCTGAAATTAAATCTGATTGCGAACAATCTGACTCGGTTGATGTGCCATTATATCCATTTTCACTCCAACGTCTCCAATTCCAAGATTTCCCATGATTAGAAAAGCCTCCTGACTTCCTCCACTGAGGATTTTCCTCATTTATAAAGGACCAATAAAAAGATCGATTGCCACCAAAGGCAGAGCGGAAAACGGTTTCAACGTCAAAATCATCTTTGCAAAATTCATGATTTCCTGAAAGACATCAAGTTTTTTTGAAACATATGAATCTAGAACAAGCTATATAATATCCAGAATTTTCTTTGCAATAAATTAACACACACAATATTGCTTATTCAAGAAACTTATGATGCAAGCTAAAACCAAAACAGTAACATGATGTGATTGATGTCTCTAGATAAATCCACAATCCTACTCGAGCACACATGAAAGTTTCTGCTGACAAGATACAATTAGAAGATTTCCCAGAAGAAACCATCTAACAAACTCTAATCAAGAGAACCTTGAATCCAGAAAAAGCCATATATAACCAGAATCTTCtttgaactaaaaataaaaacataatgtaGCTTATTCAGGAAAGCTTATGATGCAAGTTAAAACCAAAACAGCAACATGACTAGTTAAGTGCACCAATCCTACTCAAGTAGACATTTCTTACTTCTAAATTGATGCTTTGATCTTTGATTGTCATTCCTGTGCCTTCCAGAGCCTTTAGGAGAATATTGTTTTCTGAACCATGAGGGGCCTAGACTGGGAGATGGACCATCCTCATCAACATCTTCTTTCCAGCTCTaagacaaggaaaaaaaaaaaggaaagcaaaAGCATTTTAGATGCAACATCTTACAACCAGTGTTGTGAAAACCGGCCCGGTCACCGGTCTAGGCATTGGGTCAGTGGGTCAGTAATTGACCCAATTTAACCCgatatacatattaaaaaattaaatataactatAAATTTACTATTCTCCGctgtataaattttgataattgccAGTCAATTACAGaacctcttttttttccttttaatgtgTGGTATATATGTTGATCTGAGTTCaacaattattgttattttcttacaaaataagaaatgaaataaTAGAGCTTCAATAGCTCCAAATAGAGCAAAAAACTACCGAGCATGATCAAATCAAACACTACTTAGtagaaactaaaatcaaaacatAATAGTAGCCGCTGTAACTTGCCACCTCAATCTCCTCATAGAAAATTGACAAATGACTATTTAGATTACAAGCAAGAATagtatcgaaaaaaaaaaaagagattacaAGCAAGAATGGTGTTTTCTCGTGCATTAATTTTATACACTAATTAAGTCAATCCAATGCTTCTTGGTATAAAATAGCAATCAATAGGCAATCcaaattaaattgaaacattTACAGATTTACTCCTGTCCACCAACTCCTAACTTCGTAACTCACTCaattcaaaaactgaaaaacCTTATTTCAATAGACAATCCAAGTTAATCAATTCCCATTAACAGACAAGTTCAGAAAGGGAGTGCGATATTGTGAGATTGAGAAAGGGACACCACTGGATGCTGTTCTAGCAGCCTCTACGATGGTGACAGGAAGGATGCAAGACTGAGACAGGGACGACTTTAGAGAGGAGATGGTTAGAATCCAGGTGCTACTGTCACAAAACGGTGCGGTGCGGCAACCTTGCAGGAGCGAAAATGTCGCGGTGTTGTGTGGGTTTGAGATGAGAGATCAAAGAGGGGAATAGGGCTAGATTTGTGAGAAATGAGAGCTGAGGCCTGAGAGCACAAACGAAGGTTCACAAAACTGACATGCTGCATTTTCAGAGAATAAAAAGATCTGCAAACTCAACCAGTCTGGGTCACCAAATCCGGCTGGGTCACCGGTTTTGATAAAGAAACTGGAGGGGTCTTACGGGCTGATCCGGTTCAGATGCAGATCCGATCCGATAACTCACCCGGAGCAGCCTAGGCACCGATTTCCGGTCAAACTGACCGGTCTGGTCCAGTTTTAACAACACTGCTTACAACCAACAAAATCAGGAGAAAATGCACACACGGGAAGGATCTAGAACTATGTCCAAAAGAgtgcatatttaaaaaaaataaaaactacaaaaatCAATGATACTAAGCCCTTCTCGATATCACACTATTGGGGAGGAGCATAGCAATGCAAACTTTATCTAAATTAACCGCACTAGAAAGCCGTATGGATTCCACTACAAACATAGTGAACAAAGACCAAACAAATCATATCACAGAGCAGTAAGAAACCAGTGTTGACTTTAAACGTGGACCTTACTAGCAAAGTTTACCAAGATGacagtttaattttaattagagaaCACCACCTAAAGCATCTAAGGAACTGCACCTAAgtttttccataaaaataaaacattgctAAAAATATTAGTCGTAAGGTGTGGTGATCAAGTTAAGTTCAGGCATTGTATCTGGCTTGGTTCTGTTAGCCTTAAACAATCTTTTCCTAGATTGTTTATGGTTTCTGTGGATAAAGATGCCTTTATAGATGAAATGGGGGAATGGAAAAATGATAGTTGGTGTTAAAATTTGAGGTGAAGAACTTTGTTTGAGTGGGAATAGCAATTAGAGATGGAACTAATCAATTTGATTAATGTGGTCCAGCTGAATAAGGAGAATGACGGCAAGATTTGGAAACCAGATTATAGTCatatttttttctgttaaaTCTGACTATCAAGCATTATCAAATGGTTTGGTATGTGTGCCCCCAAGTGAATATGATGGTTTAGTTTTCAGTCATTATGAAAATGTGATGCTCTTTAAAGGTTGTTGCCTTTTCTTGGCAAGTCTTGCTTGACAGGGTGCCTACTTGGGCAGctctaaatataatttcatatctGAATTTTGCTGTGTGCGTGCTTTGTCATGTTAATGTGCAGCGATCAGATCATCTAGTTTTCTCTTAACCTGTTTCTCCTCAGATATGGTTTGTCTTCTATGCTTGAATTGGAATTACTGTTGTTCTTCCAGCTTCTGGTTTAGGTCATTATCTTCAACGTCAAAGGTTGGTGTAAGgggaaaaaatttaaagaaagcaTGAATGATACTTCAGCATGCAGTAATATGATCTATTAGGCTTATGTGAAATAACATGTGTCAAGATGGTTCAGTGGATATGCTGCAGTTGTTGGATGCAATCAAATTTCATTCTTGATCATGGTTCCTAGCTAGAAGTGGGAGATATCATTATAATTCCTCAGAGTGCTGCTTCAATCCAGCTGACTGTTTGTCACTTTAATGTTCTTACTTCTTTCCTCTCGAACTCTACCTACTGTTTTGAGTACCCCTTGTACCAAAAGCTCAATAAAAAATCtgcttataaaagaaaaagataaacattTTAAGAAGGGAAAAGGTATTCATAAGTGTTCTCTTGAGTATGGA
This region includes:
- the LOC114392131 gene encoding uncharacterized protein LOC114392131 translates to MNKAIFTRFFHSTPLLERKSRTFGESRCNNYSKRFRKLRAKQTLLHDVNAYAQFMCQSWKEDVDEDGPSPSLGPSWFRKQYSPKGSGRHRNDNQRSKHQFRRNHEFCKDDFDVETVFRSAFGGNRSFYWSFINEENPQWRKSGGFSNHGKSWNWRRWSENGYNGTSTESDCSQSDLISDRLALGMSASGPLKLEDVKNAYRICALKWHPDRHDGSFKVIAEEKFKHCSAAYQSLCDKLALD